The Bacteroidales bacterium genome includes a window with the following:
- a CDS encoding TlpA disulfide reductase family protein yields MKLILLTLLTLLTFSTLTAQQQQNENKIIYIVNDKEVSENYVQEMAAANRIKSMTKGTSEKGFVAIIELYSDDEMKAREAGADSIAAKEQKEEAENERRIKESTLIHEGDMAPDVTIAMLDGTQIKLSDLKGKVVLLNFWATWCAPCLMEFNEIPDKILKPFEGKDFVFLPVSRGEKPEVVKKKTEDLKKKGIIFSTGIDPEKKVYSLFATELIPRNFLIDKEGKVVYVAVGFDEGGLEVIAGKINELLQ; encoded by the coding sequence ATGAAACTAATCCTTTTAACCCTTCTGACCCTCCTCACCTTTTCCACCCTCACTGCCCAGCAACAACAAAATGAGAACAAAATCATCTACATCGTAAATGATAAAGAGGTTAGTGAAAACTACGTCCAGGAGATGGCTGCCGCCAACCGGATCAAATCGATGACAAAAGGCACAAGCGAAAAAGGATTTGTGGCCATAATTGAATTGTATAGCGATGACGAAATGAAAGCGAGAGAAGCAGGAGCTGACAGCATTGCAGCGAAGGAACAGAAAGAAGAGGCTGAAAATGAAAGAAGGATAAAAGAATCCACATTGATACATGAAGGCGACATGGCACCGGATGTAACAATCGCGATGCTTGACGGAACACAAATAAAACTATCGGATCTGAAAGGTAAGGTTGTCCTTTTGAATTTCTGGGCTACCTGGTGTGCCCCGTGCCTGATGGAATTCAATGAAATCCCTGATAAGATCCTGAAGCCCTTTGAAGGCAAAGATTTCGTTTTTCTTCCTGTTTCCCGTGGCGAAAAACCCGAAGTGGTGAAGAAAAAGACCGAGGATCTCAAAAAGAAAGGCATCATTTTCTCCACCGGCATCGATCCTGAAAAGAAGGTGTATTCCCTCTTTGCCACCGAATTAATCCCCCGGAATTTTCTGATTGATAAGGAGGGCAAAGTTGTGTATGTGGCTGTTGGATTTGATGAGGGTGGACTGGAAGTGATTGCAGGGAAGATAAATGAATTGTTGCAGTAA
- a CDS encoding DUF1287 domain-containing protein, with translation MKFLPASLLFVWFSINAYCQDNFYSRLSDAAIELTRQHVNYDSRYFTISYPNGDVPPDKGVCTDVVIRAYRKLGIDLQQEVHEDMAAHFSVYPKLWGLHRTDKNIDHRRVPNLMVFFTRFGTIKPVTANPGDYIPGDIVCWNLGGAVTHIGIVVNRKSSDGKRYLVVHNIGRGQVLEDCLFSYKIIGHYQYRL, from the coding sequence ATGAAATTCCTCCCGGCATCCCTTTTATTCGTTTGGTTTTCAATCAATGCATATTGCCAGGATAATTTCTATTCCCGCCTCTCCGACGCCGCCATCGAATTAACCCGTCAGCATGTGAATTATGATTCGCGCTATTTCACAATCAGTTATCCCAACGGCGATGTGCCTCCGGATAAAGGCGTTTGTACCGATGTGGTGATCCGGGCCTATCGAAAACTGGGAATTGACCTGCAGCAAGAGGTGCATGAAGACATGGCGGCTCATTTCAGCGTGTATCCGAAATTGTGGGGATTGCACCGGACTGATAAAAACATTGATCACCGCCGGGTTCCGAACCTAATGGTTTTTTTTACCCGCTTTGGAACCATAAAACCGGTAACCGCAAATCCGGGCGATTATATTCCAGGTGACATTGTCTGCTGGAATCTCGGCGGCGCTGTAACCCATATCGGGATTGTGGTGAACCGCAAATCGTCTGATGGCAAAAGATACCTCGTAGTTCACAACATCGGCAGAGGCCAGGTGCTGGAAGACTGCCTGTTTTCCTATAAGATCATCGGGCATTACCAGTACAGGCTGTAG
- a CDS encoding TIM barrel protein, with protein MKANRRDFLKKAAGAGLATMAVPAAWSAASPKTPAYAETPFRLKYAPYMDMFEQHAGKDPLDNITYCHEQGFRAMFDNGLPGRPKADQEKIAAQLKKYNMDLGPFVLYADFSVTSFVLNNPEVKEMLSAKMKEGVELAKRTGAKWALVVPGRYDERLHRDIQMANIIDNLRMCCDILEPAGLTMVLEPLNTLHDHPGLYLTGIPQAYAICRAVNRPVCKIVEDMYHQQITEGNIIPNIDAAWSEIAAFHIGDNPGRNEPTTGEMNYKNIFKHIYDKGYQGVLCMEHGKSLDGKAGEERLLQAYRECDAF; from the coding sequence ATGAAAGCAAACAGGAGAGACTTTTTGAAAAAAGCAGCAGGAGCAGGGCTGGCCACCATGGCCGTCCCTGCAGCCTGGTCTGCAGCCAGTCCGAAGACCCCGGCCTATGCCGAGACACCTTTCAGGCTGAAATATGCCCCGTATATGGACATGTTTGAGCAGCATGCCGGAAAGGACCCGCTAGATAACATTACTTACTGCCACGAACAGGGCTTCCGGGCTATGTTCGACAACGGATTGCCCGGAAGACCCAAAGCCGACCAGGAGAAAATAGCAGCCCAGCTGAAGAAATACAATATGGACCTCGGTCCGTTTGTATTGTACGCCGACTTCTCGGTTACATCCTTTGTGCTGAACAATCCGGAAGTTAAGGAGATGCTGAGCGCTAAAATGAAGGAAGGCGTGGAACTGGCAAAACGCACCGGTGCAAAATGGGCGCTTGTGGTTCCGGGAAGGTATGATGAAAGGCTTCACAGGGATATCCAGATGGCCAACATCATCGATAACCTGAGGATGTGCTGTGATATTCTCGAACCGGCAGGACTCACCATGGTTCTTGAACCGCTGAATACGCTGCATGATCACCCGGGTCTTTACCTTACCGGCATACCCCAGGCTTATGCTATATGCCGTGCGGTAAACAGGCCTGTCTGCAAGATCGTGGAAGATATGTACCATCAGCAGATCACCGAAGGAAACATTATTCCGAATATCGATGCGGCATGGAGCGAGATTGCTGCGTTCCATATCGGCGATAACCCTGGACGCAATGAGCCTACAACCGGTGAGATGAACTATAAGAATATCTTCAAACACATTTACGACAAAGGCTACCAGGGCGTTCTGTGCATGGAGCACGGCAAAAGCCTCGACGGCAAAGCCGGTGAAGAACGGCTCCTGCAGGCATATCGTGAATGCGATGCGTTTTAA
- a CDS encoding Gfo/Idh/MocA family oxidoreductase, with translation MKTGISRRNFLGTTAAAASLTTLSFPTLLSGCSSEKGKTKKTVEVMTFLDQAPDGPELKAGLIGCGGRGTGAAINFLNAGPNLKVTALGDVLQDRIDSCREELKKQKNNEVADEMCFVGFDAFQKVIDSGVDIVILATPPHFRPDQFEAAVNAKKHVFMEKPVCVDPVGARSVIATARKAAGMGLSVVTGTQRRHQRDYVATYKNVAEGMIGEIVSANCWWNGGKLWHRDKDAKWNEMEYMIRDWVNWCWLSGDHIVEQHVHNLDVIHWFTGKFPVKAVGFGSRLRRVTGDQYDNFSVDFTFDNGIHMHSMCRQINGCANNVSERIQGATGSTNCQNSILDLSGTELWKYEYPMGENGQPGTEVKISPYDQEHIDLVTAIRTGKPINEAENTAMSTLVAIMGRVSAYTGKEVTMDEMMNSDLKLGPKVYAFGPVDVSKTVPIAGEAYVPGSQS, from the coding sequence ATGAAAACAGGGATTTCACGCAGAAATTTCCTTGGCACCACCGCAGCAGCTGCAAGTCTGACAACACTGTCATTCCCTACACTGTTATCGGGATGCTCATCTGAAAAAGGAAAGACGAAGAAGACAGTTGAAGTAATGACATTCCTCGACCAGGCACCCGATGGCCCGGAATTGAAGGCCGGTCTGATCGGTTGTGGTGGCAGGGGCACCGGTGCTGCCATTAATTTCCTGAATGCAGGACCGAATCTGAAAGTTACAGCTCTCGGCGATGTATTGCAGGACAGGATTGACTCATGCCGTGAGGAGCTGAAAAAGCAGAAGAACAATGAGGTGGCCGATGAAATGTGCTTTGTGGGTTTTGATGCCTTCCAGAAAGTTATTGATTCTGGTGTTGACATTGTGATTCTGGCTACGCCTCCCCATTTCAGGCCGGATCAGTTTGAAGCCGCTGTGAATGCCAAAAAGCATGTCTTCATGGAGAAACCGGTTTGCGTTGACCCGGTAGGAGCCCGTTCAGTTATTGCTACCGCTCGTAAGGCAGCAGGCATGGGTCTTTCGGTTGTAACCGGAACACAGCGCCGTCACCAGCGCGATTATGTAGCTACTTATAAAAATGTGGCCGAAGGCATGATTGGCGAAATCGTTTCGGCAAACTGCTGGTGGAACGGTGGAAAACTGTGGCACAGAGATAAAGATGCCAAATGGAATGAAATGGAATACATGATCCGCGACTGGGTGAACTGGTGCTGGCTTTCAGGCGACCACATTGTGGAACAGCATGTACACAACCTTGACGTGATTCACTGGTTCACCGGCAAATTCCCGGTTAAAGCCGTTGGATTTGGATCAAGGCTTCGTCGTGTAACAGGCGACCAGTATGATAATTTCAGTGTTGATTTCACATTCGACAATGGAATTCATATGCACAGCATGTGCCGCCAGATTAACGGCTGTGCAAATAACGTATCCGAAAGGATACAGGGTGCAACAGGTTCTACAAACTGCCAGAACAGCATCCTTGACCTCAGCGGAACCGAACTATGGAAGTATGAATACCCGATGGGTGAAAATGGTCAGCCCGGCACTGAAGTGAAGATCAGTCCTTACGACCAGGAGCATATTGACCTTGTGACTGCAATCCGCACCGGTAAACCAATAAATGAAGCCGAGAACACTGCGATGTCCACACTTGTTGCTATCATGGGACGTGTGTCAGCTTATACCGGGAAAGAAGTCACCATGGATGAAATGATGAACTCCGATCTGAAACTGGGTCCCAAGGTATATGCATTTGGTCCCGTAGATGTTTCCAAGACCGTACCTATTGCCGGTGAAGCATATGTTCCTGGTTCACAGTCATAA
- a CDS encoding SUMF1/EgtB/PvdO family nonheme iron enzyme yields MKKRWIWFIPGVVAGLLLFGSGSYMVRHTSENEYCASCHIHPQATSSWMQSMHYISKSGTQTNCTDCHLPPHGQGYLAAKIKTGARDVWSKWTKDSASFNWEEKGQLEYARSHVYNSSCINCHKNLFPPEITKEGAEAHLYYTNYKDKQADLQCINCHLNAGHFIAGYVHGGNTGFTASVTNAEKYATPTPVSGFGNFTEKIPGSTVSFNMIAIPGGTFSLGSQSDEPFRNADEGPVKKVKIDSFYMAEIEVSWDEYLAFYAQTSGEGRSTDTEGLRASKTKTDAITGATPPYGQPDRGWGKGKRPAISISYHAAETYCRWLSSVTGKNYRLPTEAEWEYAARGGTKEPYFFKGDPSKFEKSGFRAKISKNDTSVINTYVVYAENSRAKTQLPEFVAANPFGLKNMLGNVAEFCSDWYQADAYSQYKGDLVVNPKGPATGTEHVVRGGSYKDAAGMLRCAARSYTRTDAWLHTDPQMPKSIWWYSDCFYVGFRVVCDFDPSTGKK; encoded by the coding sequence ATGAAAAAACGTTGGATTTGGTTTATTCCGGGTGTGGTGGCAGGATTGTTGCTTTTCGGTTCGGGCTCCTATATGGTCCGCCATACTTCTGAGAATGAATATTGTGCTTCGTGTCATATCCACCCGCAGGCCACTTCTTCGTGGATGCAGTCGATGCACTACATTTCCAAATCAGGAACACAGACCAACTGCACCGATTGCCATCTGCCACCTCATGGACAGGGCTATCTCGCTGCCAAGATAAAAACAGGGGCACGTGACGTATGGTCAAAATGGACAAAAGATTCAGCTTCGTTTAACTGGGAAGAAAAAGGTCAGCTTGAGTATGCCCGTAGTCATGTGTATAATTCTTCATGCATTAACTGCCATAAAAACCTGTTCCCTCCTGAAATTACAAAGGAAGGCGCTGAAGCTCATTTATACTATACAAACTACAAAGACAAACAGGCCGACCTGCAGTGCATCAACTGCCATCTTAACGCCGGCCATTTTATTGCCGGCTATGTACACGGTGGTAATACAGGCTTCACTGCCAGTGTCACAAATGCCGAAAAATACGCTACACCGACGCCTGTATCCGGTTTCGGAAATTTCACCGAGAAAATTCCCGGATCAACAGTCTCTTTCAATATGATTGCTATTCCCGGGGGAACGTTCTCTTTGGGATCACAGTCAGATGAGCCCTTCCGCAATGCCGACGAGGGTCCGGTGAAAAAAGTGAAGATCGATTCATTTTACATGGCTGAAATTGAGGTGTCATGGGATGAATACCTTGCATTTTATGCCCAGACATCAGGCGAAGGAAGAAGCACGGACACTGAAGGTTTGAGAGCCTCAAAGACTAAAACCGATGCCATAACCGGCGCCACTCCGCCTTACGGACAGCCCGACCGGGGATGGGGGAAAGGAAAACGACCGGCCATTTCAATTAGTTATCATGCAGCTGAAACATACTGCAGGTGGCTGTCCTCAGTAACAGGCAAGAATTACAGGCTTCCCACCGAAGCGGAATGGGAATACGCCGCACGGGGCGGCACAAAAGAGCCCTATTTCTTTAAGGGAGACCCCTCAAAATTTGAGAAATCCGGCTTCAGGGCTAAAATATCCAAAAATGACACTTCGGTAATCAACACCTATGTGGTGTATGCCGAAAACAGCCGCGCCAAGACCCAGCTTCCTGAATTTGTGGCCGCGAATCCGTTCGGTCTGAAAAACATGCTGGGCAATGTAGCTGAATTCTGCAGCGACTGGTACCAGGCCGATGCTTACAGCCAGTATAAAGGCGACCTGGTTGTGAATCCGAAAGGACCGGCAACCGGAACGGAGCATGTGGTGAGAGGGGGATCCTACAAGGATGCTGCAGGAATGCTGCGTTGCGCCGCAAGGAGTTATACACGTACCGATGCCTGGCTTCACACTGATCCTCAGATGCCGAAGAGCATCTGGTGGTACTCCGATTGTTTTTACGTCGGTTTCAGGGTTGTGTGCGATTTCGATCCGTCTACAGGAAAAAAGTAA
- the fabD gene encoding ACP S-malonyltransferase, translating into MKAYVFPGQGAQFVGMGKDLYDNHSQAKELFEKANDILGFRITDLMFAGTDEDLRQTKVTQPAIFLHSVILAKMMGDAFQPDMTAGHSLGEFSALVAAGALSFENGLKLVSQRAMAMQKACEIQPSTMAAILGLDDEVVEKVCSEINAIVVPANYNSPGQIVISGSIEGIDQAIEKLTAAGAKRALKLSVGGAFHSPIMEPARLDLEKAIDAAEIVKPRCPVYQNVTASPSTDPAVIRENIKKQLTAPVKWTQTVKNMLADGADHFYEVGPGTVLQGLIKKVDRNIAAESAKI; encoded by the coding sequence ATGAAGGCATATGTATTCCCCGGTCAGGGTGCCCAGTTTGTAGGTATGGGCAAAGATCTGTATGATAATCACAGCCAGGCAAAAGAACTTTTTGAGAAGGCCAATGATATACTCGGATTCCGTATCACTGACCTCATGTTTGCAGGAACTGATGAAGACCTGAGACAGACCAAAGTTACCCAGCCCGCCATATTTCTTCACTCGGTAATTCTTGCCAAAATGATGGGCGATGCATTCCAGCCCGATATGACAGCCGGTCATTCACTCGGCGAATTTTCAGCCCTTGTGGCCGCCGGTGCACTGTCGTTTGAAAACGGACTGAAACTTGTTTCACAACGTGCTATGGCCATGCAGAAAGCATGCGAAATTCAGCCTTCTACAATGGCGGCTATTCTCGGCCTCGATGATGAAGTGGTTGAAAAAGTCTGCAGTGAAATCAACGCCATTGTGGTTCCTGCCAATTATAACAGTCCCGGTCAGATCGTGATATCAGGATCCATCGAAGGAATTGACCAGGCCATCGAAAAATTAACCGCTGCCGGAGCAAAAAGAGCACTGAAACTTTCTGTGGGAGGCGCTTTCCATTCACCCATCATGGAACCTGCACGCCTCGACCTTGAAAAAGCAATTGATGCCGCTGAAATAGTAAAACCCCGCTGCCCGGTATACCAGAATGTAACGGCAAGTCCGTCAACTGATCCTGCCGTTATCCGCGAGAACATTAAGAAACAGCTCACCGCCCCCGTGAAATGGACGCAGACAGTAAAGAATATGCTGGCCGACGGGGCCGATCATTTTTATGAAGTGGGACCAGGGACTGTTCTCCAGGGACTGATTAAAAAAGTCGACAGAAACATCGCCGCTGAGAGCGCAAAAATCTGA
- a CDS encoding CoA-binding protein, which produces MSKMVVLGASDNPERYSFKAVTRLVKNNYDVVAIGKRKGFIGEIPIQTGQPPIPEVHSVLMYVAPYHQGEIFDYVLSLRPKRVIFNPGTESPEFEEMLESYNIKIVHDCSLVMLAMGRF; this is translated from the coding sequence ATGAGCAAAATGGTTGTACTGGGTGCAAGCGACAATCCCGAGCGCTATTCGTTCAAGGCTGTCACCCGGCTGGTGAAAAACAATTATGATGTGGTAGCCATAGGAAAGCGGAAGGGTTTTATTGGTGAAATTCCCATACAAACAGGACAGCCTCCCATTCCCGAGGTTCATTCGGTGCTTATGTATGTGGCGCCTTATCACCAGGGTGAGATTTTTGACTACGTGCTCTCCCTCCGTCCGAAAAGAGTAATCTTCAACCCCGGCACTGAAAGTCCTGAATTCGAGGAAATGCTTGAAAGTTACAATATAAAAATTGTGCACGACTGCTCGCTGGTGATGCTGGCAATGGGAAGATTTTGA
- the ispF gene encoding 2-C-methyl-D-erythritol 2,4-cyclodiphosphate synthase has protein sequence MSLPVRIGFGYDVHQLAEGRKLILGGVEIPHSKGSVAHSDGDVLIHAICDALLGAAALRDIGVHFPDTSDTYKDISSLILLKKTMDLLAEKGWELGNIDCTLCMQRPKVKDYIPGMIKILAETMGSATENVSVKATTTEKLGFVGEERGISAYAVALIQKKV, from the coding sequence ATGTCTCTGCCGGTCCGTATCGGTTTCGGATATGATGTGCACCAGCTTGCCGAAGGCCGAAAGCTGATTCTTGGCGGAGTCGAAATTCCTCATAGTAAAGGATCCGTTGCCCATTCCGACGGCGATGTGCTCATCCATGCCATCTGCGATGCTTTGCTTGGCGCAGCAGCGCTGCGTGATATCGGTGTGCATTTTCCGGACACTTCAGATACCTATAAGGATATCAGCAGCCTCATCCTGCTTAAAAAGACAATGGACCTGCTGGCTGAAAAAGGATGGGAACTGGGAAACATTGATTGCACCCTTTGTATGCAGCGGCCTAAAGTAAAGGATTATATTCCCGGAATGATCAAAATACTGGCCGAAACGATGGGCTCCGCAACTGAAAATGTTTCGGTAAAGGCCACTACTACTGAAAAACTTGGATTTGTAGGGGAAGAACGCGGTATTTCCGCTTATGCAGTGGCCTTAATTCAGAAAAAGGTATGA
- the porV gene encoding type IX secretion system outer membrane channel protein PorV, with protein MIYRRLILISCLIIVVLSASAQTTFNPVYSTIPYLTITPDSRGGALGDLGVATSPDVNSQNWNAAKYAQIKEKSGVTTSFTPWLRTLVNDINLLYLAGFYKFDDRQAISASLKYFSMGEITATDEDQVQQGTFNPNEFSVDIGYSTLLARHFSGALALKFIRSDINGGKSFGGAQYNPGYSYAADLGFYYQKPMDIGSLPGEFAWGISFLNLGTKISYTDGSDKQFIPATLRLGIRQTLQLDDYNSITGSVELSKLLVPTPPIYEDSVIVSGKPTPSSLPQSWIQSFYDAPGGFNEEMKEIMYSVGLEYWYREQFAIRGGYFHESEMKGNRKYFALGIGLRLNVFFIDYSYLISTTGKSNPLANTMRFTIGFLFKK; from the coding sequence ATGATTTATAGAAGGTTAATTCTTATTAGCTGTTTAATTATTGTTGTATTGAGCGCTTCTGCGCAAACAACGTTTAATCCGGTTTATTCAACTATACCCTACCTGACCATTACCCCTGATTCACGCGGAGGCGCCCTTGGAGACCTCGGAGTGGCTACATCGCCCGATGTGAATTCACAAAACTGGAACGCGGCCAAATACGCCCAGATAAAAGAGAAGTCCGGAGTTACTACTTCCTTTACTCCCTGGCTGAGGACCCTTGTAAATGACATCAACCTGTTATACCTGGCAGGATTCTATAAATTCGACGACAGGCAGGCAATCAGCGCCTCACTCAAATACTTTTCAATGGGTGAAATTACAGCAACCGATGAAGACCAGGTACAGCAGGGAACATTCAACCCCAATGAATTCTCGGTAGATATCGGGTATTCAACACTGCTGGCAAGACATTTCTCAGGTGCCCTTGCTCTGAAATTCATTCGTTCGGATATAAACGGTGGTAAAAGCTTTGGCGGTGCACAGTATAATCCCGGTTACTCTTATGCTGCTGATCTTGGATTTTATTACCAGAAACCCATGGACATCGGCTCTCTGCCGGGTGAATTCGCATGGGGTATCAGTTTCCTGAACCTGGGTACAAAGATATCCTACACTGACGGTTCCGACAAACAGTTTATACCGGCCACATTAAGGCTCGGCATAAGGCAGACCCTGCAATTGGATGATTATAACTCAATTACCGGTTCGGTTGAACTCAGCAAACTGCTGGTTCCTACCCCTCCGATTTATGAAGACAGTGTAATCGTTTCAGGGAAACCCACTCCTTCATCACTGCCACAAAGCTGGATCCAGTCGTTTTATGATGCCCCCGGCGGATTTAATGAAGAAATGAAAGAAATTATGTATTCGGTGGGACTTGAATACTGGTATCGTGAACAGTTTGCCATACGCGGCGGGTATTTTCACGAAAGTGAAATGAAGGGAAACCGGAAATACTTTGCACTGGGTATAGGTCTGCGTTTGAATGTATTCTTTATTGATTACTCTTATCTTATATCAACTACAGGAAAAAGCAATCCCCTGGCCAACACCATGAGGTTTACGATAGGATTCCTGTTTAAAAAGTAA